CGAATTTCACCTCTACACTCGGAATTCCACTCACCTCTCTCGACCTCAAGACTGGGAGTTTCAAAGGCAGTTCCAGGGTTGAGCCCTGGGCTTTCACCTCTGACTTTCCAGTCCGCCTACGTGCGCTTTACGCCCAGTAATTCCGAATAACGCTAGCCCCCTCCGTATTACCGCGGCTGCTGGCACGGAGTTAGCCGGGGCTTCTTCTGGTGGTACCGTCATTATCTTCCCACCTGAAAGATCTTTACAACCCTAAGGCCTTCATCGATCACGCGGCATGGCTAGATCAGGGTTTCCCCCATTGTCTAAGATTCCCCACTGCTGCCTCCCGTAGGAGTCTGGGCCGTGTCTCAGTCCCAGTGTGGCTGATCATCCTCTCAAACCAGCTATGGATCGTCGGCTTGGTAGGCCATTACCCCACCAACTACCTAATCCAACGCGGGCCGATCCTTTGCCGATAAATCTTTCCCCCGTAGGGCACATTCGGTATTACTCCCAGTTTCCCGGGGCTATTCCGAAGCAAAGGGCACGTTCCCACGCGTTACTCACCCGTCCGCCGCTAAGCCCGAAGGCTTCGCTCGACTTGCATGTGTTAGGCCTGCCGCCAGCGTTCATTCTGAGCCAGGATCAAACTCTCAAGTTGAAAGTCCCGAAGGACTATCCTTGACGTCGAACCTTCGCACATCTGCCTTGGTCCAGGACCAAGGTCTTTCTGTCTTGTGCTTCAGTCACCGAAGTAACGAAGCCGCAAAACAGTGAAGCTTTCACCTACATCATCGCCGAAGCTAGTAGGCCGATATGCATCAGGTCCGCCGTCGAAACGACCAAACCGCCCGCATATCCCTTCATCATCATCAATGTCAAAGAGCAGCAGAGACAAAACAAAACCGAGCCGCCAGTCCCCCAGCGATCCCCGTCCGCCTAGCCTCCAGGATTTCCAGAACCTCAGGCCAGCACCGCCAACCGTCCGTCCCGTCACCGTCGCCGTTCCGCTTCGGTGAGGCGCTATCTAGGGAACCAACAAAAAACCCGCAAGAGGGAAAATGCGGTGCGCCAGAATTTTTGCCGAGCGGTCGAAAATCAATCTACATGTAGTGGCGCATCTCAGCGTGTCACAACATGTAGCCCGTCGTGCTCAGCCCGCGCGGCGCAGGCTGCGGAACATGCGAAGCGCCAGCAGGGCCGCCACCGCGGCCACGTAAAGCATGGGCTCGACCGGCCAGGCCTTCACCAGAAGCAGGAAATGCAGGGCCCCAAGCACGGCCACCAAGTAGGTGAGGCGGTGCAGCCGCCCCCAGGCGGCGGCCCCGAGCCGGCGAATCGACGCGTTGTTCGAGGTCAGCGCCAAGGGAATCATCGCGACGAATCCCGCCATGCCGAGGGTGATGTAGGGCCGCTTCGCGATGTCGGCGCCGATCTCGGCCCAGCGGAACTGCAGGTCGAGCGCCAGCCAGACCGCGAGATGCAGGCAGACATAGAAGAACGCCAGCAGTCCGATCGCCCGGCGGAAGCGTATCAGGTTCACTCCGGTCCACCAGCGCAGCGGACTGATCACGAGACCCGCCACGAGAAACTGCAGCGCCAGCTCCCCAAGCCGGTGCTCGATCCCCTTCACAGGATCGACGCCCAGAGCGCCGGTCGCCGCCTGGGCCACCAGTAGCACCAGCGGCACGAGTCCTGCGGCATAGACCGCAGCACTTGGCACCGGCCGAAGCGCCCCGTTGATCCGCTGCGCCACCATCAGAAGTCCACCGCCAGATCCTGCCCGGCATAGAGGCCGGCCACCTCCTCGGCATATCCGTTGAAGGGCTGCGTATCGATCCGGCGCGCGAAGAAGCCCGAACCGATGCGTCGCTCCGACGCCTGGCTCCAGCGCGGATGGTCCACCGCCGGGTTCACGTTGCTGTAGAAGCCGTATTCCCGCGGGTTCTGCATCACCCAGGTCGTTTCCGGCATCTTCTCGACCAGAGAGATCTTCACGATGCTCTTGATCGACTTGAAGCCGTATTTCCACGGCACGACGAGGCGGATCGGCGCGCCGTTCTGCTTCGGCATCTCCTCGCCGTAAAGCCCGGTGGCGAGGATGGTCAGCGGGTGCATGGCCTCGTCAAGGCGCAGCCCCTCGCGGTAGGGCCAGTCGAGGATCGGGCTACGCTGTCCGGGCATCTCCTCGGGGCGAACCAGAGTCTCGAAGGCCACGAACTGCGCGGAAGGCTGGACGCCCACGCGGTCGAGCAGGGTGCGCAGCTCGAATCCGATCCAGGGCACCACCATCGACCAGGCTTCGACGCAGCGCAGGCGGTAGATCCGCTCCTCCAGAGCCACGCCCTGCAGGATGTCGTCGAGCGGATAGCGGCCGGGGCGGTCCACGAGGCCGGCGATCTCGACCGACCACGGGTCGGTGGTCAGGGCAGAGGCATGGCGCGCGGGATCGCCCTTGTCCGTGCCGAACTCGTAGAAGTTGTTGTAGGTCGAGATCTCCTCGAGCGTGTTCGGTTTCTCGTCGGTCGAGAAGCGGCTGGGCTTTGCCTCGATCCGGGCGAAGGCCGGGCCGGCGAGCCCCATCGCCCCCGCCGCCGCAAGGATCTGCCGCCGGTTCAGCCAGTCCGCCTTCGGCGTCACGTCCGACCATCCGAGCTTGCGTGCCATGCCCACCTCCCCCTTCGACTGCTTCATACCTGCATCTTGCGCCGCCCAAATCAAAGCAAGAGCGTTCACGATGCGGAGACAGGACTGAAACCTCACGCCGGATCACGTCCGATCACGGCTCACGAAGGCCGATGATCCGGCGATGCGCCTCTGCCCGTAGCCCTTGTGCCGAACGACAGGCGTAAACCAAGGAGGACCGGAATGATCCGCAAGACACTTCTCGCCCTGAGCGCTGCCGGGCTGATGGCGGCCCCTGCCCTTGCCCAGACCCAGGACATCGTCGACACCGCGACCGCCGCCGGCAGCTTCTCGACGCTGCTCGCCGCCGCCGAGGCCGCCGGGCTGGTCGAGACGCTGAAGGGTGACGGCCCCTATACGGTCTTCGCCCCCACGGATGCGGCCTTTGCCGCCCTGCCGCAGGGCACGGTCGAGGATCTGCTGAAGCCCGAGAACAAGGCGAAGCTGACAGAGATCCTGACCTATCATGTCGTTCCGGGCGAGGTGATGTCCTCGGATCTCACGGAAGGCATGAAGGCCGCCACGGTCGAGGGGGGCGAGCTGACCGTGTCGCTTGAAGGTGGGCCGAAGGTGAACGGCATCGCGATCTCGCAGCCCGACGTTGACGCCTCGAACGGCGTGATCCACGTGATCGATGGCGTGCTGATGCCGGAGAGCTGACGGTCAAGGCCCGCCTCCTGTCGGGAGGCGGGCCTGATCTTGCGAAGCGGATCGGATCAGTGGACGACCGCGTCCTGCGGCAGTTCCCGACGCGAGGACGACACTCGGTCGCCGATGATCAACCCGTCCACCCCCGCGCTGACCTTCACGGTCGAGCCGTCGAGGATGTCGCCGGCCAGGATCATTTCGGCCAGCGGGTCCTGCAGGTGGCGCTGGATCACCCGCTTCAGCGGACGTGCGCCATAGACCGGGTCGTAGCCCTCGTCGCTGAGCCACTGCTTGGCCGCAGGATCAAGCTCCAGCGCGACCTTGCGAGTCGCGAGGCGCTTTTCCAGCAGGCGAAGCTGGATCTCGACGATGTGCACCATGTCGTCGCGGCTCAGCCGGTCGAAGATCACCATCTCGTCCAGACGGTTCAGGAACTCGGGGCGGAAGTGACCGCGCACCGCCTCCATCACCGCCGCACGGGCGGGCGCCGGATCGGCTCCCTCCGGCAACTGGCTCAGCGCATAGGCCCCGAGGTTCGAGGTCAGGATGATCAGCGTCTGCTTGAAGTCCACCGTCCGGCCCTGACCATCGGTCAGCACGCCGTCATCAAGGACCTGCAAGAGCACGTTGAACACCTCGGGGTGGGCCTTCTCCACCTCGTCGAACAGCACGACCTGATAGGGCCGGCGGCGAACGGCTTCCGTCAGCACCCCACCCTCGTCGTAGCCGACATAGCCCGGAGGCGCGCCGATCAGCCGGGCGACCGAGTGCTTCTCCATGAACTCCGACATATCGATGCGGACCATCGCCTGGTCGTCGTCAAAGAGATATTCGGCCACGGCCTTGGTCAGTTCCGTCTTGCCGACCCCCGTGGGCCCGAGGAACAGGAAGCTGCCCAGCGGCCGGCGTTCGTCGTTCAGCCCCGCGCGCGCGCGCCGCACGGCGTTCGCCACCGCCGTCAGAGCAGTGCGCTGGCCGATGACCCGACGCCCCAACTCCTCTTCCATCTTGAGAAGCTTCTCGCGCTCGCCCTCGAGCATCTTCGAGGTCGGGATGCCAGTCCAGCGTTCCACCACCTCGGCAATCTGCTCGGGACGGACAGCTTCCGAGACCAGAAGGTCGCCCTCGCGCGCCTCGGCTTCCTCCAGCTTCTTCTCAAGCTGAGGGATCACGCCATAGGACAGCTCCCCCGCGCGGGCGAGGTTGCCGTCACGCTTGACCTGCTCCAGTTCGGCGCGGGCACGGTCGAGCTGCTCCTTCAGGTCGCGTGCGACATCGAGCTTGTCGCGTTCGGCCTGCCACTGCGCCGTCATCTCGGCGGCGCGCTGGGTCATCTCGGACAGGTCCTTCTCCAGTTTCGCCAGCCGGTCCTTCGACGCCGCGTCATCCTCCTTCTTCAGCGCCTCGGATTCGATCTGCGCCTGCAGGATCTGGCGGTCCAGCGCGTCGAGTTCCTCGGGCTTCGAATCCACCTCCATCCGCAGGCGCGAGGCCGCCTCGTCCATCAGGTCGATGGCCTTGTCGGGCAGGAAGCGGTCGGTGATGTAGCGGTGCGACAGCGTGGCCGCTGCCACCAGTGCGGCATCGGCGATCCGGACGCCGTGGTGAAGCTCGTATTTCTCCTTGATGCCGCGCAGGATCGAGATCGTGTCCTCGACCGTCGGCTCCTCGACCATCAGCGGCTGGAAGCGGCGGGCAAGGGCTGCGTCCTTCTCGACATGCTTGCGATATTCGTCGAGCGTGGTCGCGCCGATGCAGTGCAGCTCGCCCCGCGCCAGAGCCGGCTTGATCAGGTTCGCGGCATCCATCGCGCCTTCGGACTTGCCCGCGCCCACCAGCGTGTGCATCTCGTCGATGAACAGGATGATTTCGCCCGCGGCCGAGGTGACCTCGTTCAGCACGGCCTTCAGCCGTTCCTCGAACTCGCCGCGATACTTCGCGCCTGCAATCAGCGCCCCCATGTCGAGCGACAGGAGCCGCTTGTTCTTCAGGCTTTCCGGCACGTCGCCGTTCACGATGCGCAGCGCCAATCCTTCCGCGATGGCGGTCTTGCCGACGCCGGGTTCGCCGATCAGCACGGGGTTGTTCTTGGTGCGCCGGGACAGGATCTGCATCGAGCGGCGGATCTCGTCGTCGCGACCGATGATCGGGTCGATCTTGCCGTCGCGCGCCGCCTGCGTCAGGTCACGCGCATACTTCTTCAGAGCGTCATAGCCTTCCTCGGCCGAGGCCGTGTCGGCAGTCCGCCCCTTGCGGATGTCGTTGACCGCGGCGTTCAGCTTCTGCGCCGTCACGGCACCGGCATCCAGCGCGTCCTTGGCCTTCGACGGCACCATGGCAAGCGCCATCAGGATGCGCTCGACCGGCACGAACGAGTCGCCCGCCTTCTTCGCGACCTTCTCCGCCTCGTCCAGCACCCGCACGAGGCCCGGATCCATGAAGGGCTGCGCGTCGCCTGTGACCTTGGGCAGCTTGGCGATGGTCAGTTCCACCGCCTCGGCGACGCGCTGCGGCTCACCACCCGAGCGGCGGATCAGGTTGGACGCCAGCCCCTGATCGTCATCCATCAGGGCTTTCAGCAGATGCTCGGGGGCCAGACGCTGGTGGCTCTCGCGCATTGCGATGGTCTGGGCAGCCTGCAGGAACCCACGCGACCGCTCCGTGAACTTTTCCAGGTTCATCGGTTACTCCTCTCACAAAGCCCCCGGCGCATGACCGCCCGACTGTCGGCACGGCCCATCCCGGGTCTCGAGCCAGAGGTGGTCGTGACCGCCCATGAATTCAAGGCTCGCCCCGATGCGTCGAAGACCAAGGCCCGGCGGAACCCGAGGCC
This portion of the Rhodobacter sp. CZR27 genome encodes:
- the msrQ gene encoding protein-methionine-sulfoxide reductase heme-binding subunit MsrQ, translated to MVAQRINGALRPVPSAAVYAAGLVPLVLLVAQAATGALGVDPVKGIEHRLGELALQFLVAGLVISPLRWWTGVNLIRFRRAIGLLAFFYVCLHLAVWLALDLQFRWAEIGADIAKRPYITLGMAGFVAMIPLALTSNNASIRRLGAAAWGRLHRLTYLVAVLGALHFLLLVKAWPVEPMLYVAAVAALLALRMFRSLRRAG
- the msrP gene encoding protein-methionine-sulfoxide reductase catalytic subunit MsrP, coding for MARKLGWSDVTPKADWLNRRQILAAAGAMGLAGPAFARIEAKPSRFSTDEKPNTLEEISTYNNFYEFGTDKGDPARHASALTTDPWSVEIAGLVDRPGRYPLDDILQGVALEERIYRLRCVEAWSMVVPWIGFELRTLLDRVGVQPSAQFVAFETLVRPEEMPGQRSPILDWPYREGLRLDEAMHPLTILATGLYGEEMPKQNGAPIRLVVPWKYGFKSIKSIVKISLVEKMPETTWVMQNPREYGFYSNVNPAVDHPRWSQASERRIGSGFFARRIDTQPFNGYAEEVAGLYAGQDLAVDF
- a CDS encoding fasciclin domain-containing protein, which gives rise to MRKTLLALSAAGLMAAPALAQTQDIVDTATAAGSFSTLLAAAEAAGLVETLKGDGPYTVFAPTDAAFAALPQGTVEDLLKPENKAKLTEILTYHVVPGEVMSSDLTEGMKAATVEGGELTVSLEGGPKVNGIAISQPDVDASNGVIHVIDGVLMPES
- the clpB gene encoding ATP-dependent chaperone ClpB, whose protein sequence is MNLEKFTERSRGFLQAAQTIAMRESHQRLAPEHLLKALMDDDQGLASNLIRRSGGEPQRVAEAVELTIAKLPKVTGDAQPFMDPGLVRVLDEAEKVAKKAGDSFVPVERILMALAMVPSKAKDALDAGAVTAQKLNAAVNDIRKGRTADTASAEEGYDALKKYARDLTQAARDGKIDPIIGRDDEIRRSMQILSRRTKNNPVLIGEPGVGKTAIAEGLALRIVNGDVPESLKNKRLLSLDMGALIAGAKYRGEFEERLKAVLNEVTSAAGEIILFIDEMHTLVGAGKSEGAMDAANLIKPALARGELHCIGATTLDEYRKHVEKDAALARRFQPLMVEEPTVEDTISILRGIKEKYELHHGVRIADAALVAAATLSHRYITDRFLPDKAIDLMDEAASRLRMEVDSKPEELDALDRQILQAQIESEALKKEDDAASKDRLAKLEKDLSEMTQRAAEMTAQWQAERDKLDVARDLKEQLDRARAELEQVKRDGNLARAGELSYGVIPQLEKKLEEAEAREGDLLVSEAVRPEQIAEVVERWTGIPTSKMLEGEREKLLKMEEELGRRVIGQRTALTAVANAVRRARAGLNDERRPLGSFLFLGPTGVGKTELTKAVAEYLFDDDQAMVRIDMSEFMEKHSVARLIGAPPGYVGYDEGGVLTEAVRRRPYQVVLFDEVEKAHPEVFNVLLQVLDDGVLTDGQGRTVDFKQTLIILTSNLGAYALSQLPEGADPAPARAAVMEAVRGHFRPEFLNRLDEMVIFDRLSRDDMVHIVEIQLRLLEKRLATRKVALELDPAAKQWLSDEGYDPVYGARPLKRVIQRHLQDPLAEMILAGDILDGSTVKVSAGVDGLIIGDRVSSSRRELPQDAVVH